The Apium graveolens cultivar Ventura chromosome 6, ASM990537v1, whole genome shotgun sequence genome contains a region encoding:
- the LOC141668344 gene encoding putative disease resistance protein At1g50180, with protein sequence MAETVVSFAVERLGELLISEIKHLHGVSDKVKEIQRELKRMQCFLKEADKKQNQDERVKNWVAEMRELAFRIEDVIETFAIEVPTKIQNSGFKKMLRRFACMLSEGVSRRNISSEIDAIKDEMANLRTSLPSYGITKGLQEGEISNPTSNKRVFYSHIIEKDFVGMEKELKLVISSLKKQDRGCEVVSICGMGGQGKTTLAQKLYNYCEVKAHFQKLAWVCVTQQFDREKVLKEALKQLIPDARKQEVTNMDNGELVGELYQVQIEYNCLVVLDDIWTIDSWRLLKDAFPVGETASGSKILVTTRNETVAGIGLVHRIEGLTTEEGWQLLSKKAGISHIFSDEILASRMEILGKSMVEKCKHLPLAISSIGGILNGKLLRDWETINKDISFYLLQSEGSVSKDDEYYTVRQVLGLSYDSLPPHLRHCFLCFANFNEDEVIKTEKLYILWMAEGLISVEHKSERKMLLEIAESFMDELAHRSLVQVKKRKNEGKSWSKYKTCSVHDLIRDFCLSKAMEENFIKVVHSQLPSEDELRASIARRLCINSYNESMLRTCDKDMISHVRSLFIVKGFPGSVKDYFLWPDEILSLQKFKLLRILTVKQFELTKQDMKMISELVYLKCLSLHQCKVEELPSWIGNLRNLEILDLAGSQAGKMANVLWKLKRLKYLHLPQMFQVEKLRFEGLDELEVIHKFDSDYCDLSDLIGLSKLKVLSAILSTKTDIVSGKSVLDFIESRELRHSEIFIGSEDEFCLKSWLECFFINILVMYGPICRFPKEYDTTSLSSSCLSYLMLSGCGMEEDPMIFLEKLPNLRKLGLNRDAYLGTEMACTAKGFPKLQVLYMYSLKGLKQWRVEEGAMPNLSFLEIDCCVELEMLPEGLRCLAALESLRIRNMPGAFIERIYGVGEAEGVDMYKVSHVLNIEVF encoded by the exons ATGGCTGAAACAGTCGTCTCTTTCGCCGTGGAAAGACTGGGAGAGTTGTTAATCTCCGAAATCAAACATTTACATGGAGTGAGCGACAAAGTTAAGGAAATTCAACGCGAGCTGAAACGAATGCAATGTTTCCTCAAGGAAGCTgataagaaacaaaaccaagatGAAAGAGTAAAAAACTGGGTGGCGGAAATGAGGGAGCTTGCTTTTAGAATAGAAGATGTTATCGAGACTTTTGCCATTGAAGTTCCTACAAAGATCCAAAACTCAGGCTTCAAGAAGATGTTACGTAGATTTGCTTGCATGCTTAGTGAAGGAGTAAGTCGCCGCAACATTTCCTCAGAGATCGATGCTATAAAAGACGAGATGGCGAATCTCAGAACTAGTCTACCCAGTTATGGTATTACAAAAGGTTTACAAGAAGGAGAAATCTCGAATCCAACAAGTAATAAGAGGGTATTCTATTCTCATATCATTGAAAAAGATTTTGTGGGGATGGAGAAGGAACTAAAGCTGGTGATCTCTAGTTTGAAGAAGCAAGACAGAGGTTGTGAAGTTGTTTCAATCTGCGGGATGGGTGGGCAAGGAAAAACTACTCTTGCTCAGAAACTTTACAACTATTGCGAAGTTAAAGCTCATTTCCAGAAATTAGCGTGGGTTTGTGTTACTCAACAATTTGACCGCGAGAAAGTTCTCAAGGAAGCGTTGAAACAACTCATCCCTGATGCAAGAAAGCAAGAAGTTACTAATATGGACAATGGAGAATTGGTGGGAGAACTTTATCAAGTTCAGATAGAATATAATTGTCTGGTTGTTCTTGATGACATCTGGACAATTGATTCTTGGAGACTACTGAAGGATGCATTTCCGGTTGGAGAGACTGCTAGTGGTAGCAAAATTTTAGTCACGACTCGTAATGAAACAGTTGCGGGAATAGGTCTTGTTCATAGAATCGAGGGTCTGACGACAGAGGAGGGCTGGCAACTTCTTTCTAAAAAGGCAGGAATAAGTCACATATTCTCAG ACGAAATCTTAGCCTCTCGGATGGAAATATTAGGAAAGAGCATGGTTGAAAAATGTAAACATTTGCCATTAGCTATTTCATCCATAGGAGGAATTCTTAATGGCAAATTGTTGCGAGACTGGGAGACGATAAACAAAGATATTTCTTTTTACTTGCTACAGAGCGAAGGCTCAGTAAGCAAAGATGATGAATACTACACGGTGAGACAAGTTTTAGGGTTGAGTTATGATAGTTTACCTCCTCATTTGAGACACTGTTTTCTCTGTTTTGCTAATTTTAACGAGGATGAAGTTATCAAGACCGAGAAACTTTATATCCTTTGGATGGCAGAAGGTTTGATATCGGTGGAACATAAATCAGAACGAAAGATGTTGTTAGAGATTGCTGAAAGTTTTATGGATGAACTAGCACATCGAAGTCTTGTTCAAGTTAAGAAAAGAAAAAATGAAGGGAAGTCATGGTCAAAGTACAAAACATGTAGTGTTCATGATCTTATTCGAGATTTTTGTTTGTCTAAAGCTATGGAGGAAAATTTCATCAAGGTTGTTCATTCACAACTCCCATCTGAGGATGAATTGAGAGCAAGCATAGCACGCAGGTTATGCATTAATTCATATAATGAATCGATGTTAAGAACTTGTGATAAAGATATGATTTCACATGTTCGGTCTCTTTTCATTGTTAAAGGCTTCCCCGGTTCTGTTAAAGATTATTTCTTGTGGCCTGACGAGATCCTAAGTCTTCAAAAATTTAAATTGCTCCGAATTTTGACAGTGAAGCAATTTGAATTGACTAAGCAGGATATGAAAATGATATCAGAGCTAGTGTATCTTAAGTGTCTGAGTTTACACCAATGTAAGGTGGAAGAGTTGCCATCTTGGATCGGTAACCTGAGAAATTTGGAAATCCTTGATCTTGCGGGTTCTCAAGCAGGTAAGATGGCAAATGTTCTGTGGAAGCTGAAGCGCTTGAAGTACTTGCACCTTCCTCAAATGTTTCAAGTTGAGAAGCTGAGATTTGAGGGGTTAGATGAGTTAGAAGTGATACACAAATTTGACTCAGATTATTGCGATCTAAGTGACCTGATTGGATTAAGTAAGCTTAAAGTTTTGAGTGCAATTCTCAGCACAAAGACGGATATTGTTTCAGGCAAATCTGTTCTTGATTTTATCGAGTCCAGGGAATTGCGCCACTCTGAAATATTCATCGGTAGTGAAGATGAATTCTGTTTGAAGTCATGGCTGGAGTGTTTTTTCATTAATATACTAGTAATGTATGGTCCTATCTGCAGATTTCCTAAGGAGTACGACACCACTAGCCTCTCTTCTTCGTGTCTTAGTTATTTAATGCTATCCGGTTGTGGAATGGAGGAAGACCCGATGATATTTTTGGAGAAACTTCCCAACCTACGCAAACTTGGTTTGAATCGAGATGCATATCTGGGAACAGAAATGGCATGTACAGCAAAAGGCTTCCCCAAACTTCAAGTGTTATATATGTACTCATTGAAGGGCTTAAAGCAATGGAGGGTGGAAGAAGGAGCCATGCCAAATCTATcgtttttagagattgattgtTGCGTAGAGTTGGAGATGCTTCCAGAAGGGTTGCGATGCCTAGCAGCCCTGGAATCCCTCAGGATCAGAAACATGCCTGGTGCATTTATAGAGAGGATTTATGGGGTAGGCGAGGCAGAAGGTGTAGATATGTACAAAGTTTCTCATGTTTTGAATATTGAAGTTTTTTAA
- the LOC141663743 gene encoding putative disease resistance protein At1g50180 — MQCFLEEADRKQIQDKSVRKWVTEIRELAFKIEDVVETFAVEVATKNQKSSFRKMLLRFACILSEGVSRRNISKEIKSIKDEITGLTTSLQTYGITKGLHGGQSSNSAVNLRSKRMFYAHMVEKDFVGMKKDLEQLIYSLKKKNKGCEIVSICGMGGQGKTTLAQKLYNHNEVKAHFQKLAWVSVTQQFDREKVLKEALKQLIDDTRKKYVTDMDDGELVKELYQVQKENNCLIVLDDIWTLDSWRRLKDAFPLGQATHGSKILVTTRNETVAEIGHVHRIEGLTAEEGWQLLSKKAGISDISSDKIVASQMKRIGKNMVEKCKHLPLAITSIGGILNGKQVVEWEMIDKDISFYLGEGGLNKDDEYYTVRQVLGLSYDSLPPHLRHCFLCFANFKEDEEIDTEELYILWMAEGLISAEHKAEGMMLLDVADSFMDELAHRSLVQVEKNADKEFSWSKNETCSIHDLIRDLCLSKVKEDKFMKVVHLQPQSEDESRASIARRLCINPYDESMLKPYNKDVVSHVRSLYVVGPESVDDDVVCLWPDKILSLQKFKLLRIFSAHQFQFTRQNMEIISELVYLKCLSLHECTMEELPSSIGNLRNLEILDLKWSETRMVANVLWKLKHLKYLYLPLDCEAVEKLRFKGLDELEVIYGFHTDYCDTFELIGLRKLKVLGGVLYLRDVDSDKPILDFIKSRELRHSDLIIGVGDGLSLVSWLQCCFINVLQIRAYICRLPKEYDHTRFSSCLSKLTLVDCRMEEDPMTILEKLPNLCKLYMFKDAYLGTKMACTAQGFPKLEYLSLNFLKGLKQWRVEAGAMQNLDTLKIVSCSKLEMLPEGLRYLHVLETLMIGSMPDVFIDRISGIDGAEGVDTYKISHIPNIHVHQKAKRGGQDICQLLPNHH, encoded by the exons ATGCAATGCTTTTTGGAGGAAGCTGATAGGAAGCAAATTCAAGATAAAAGCGTACGGAAATGGGTTACTGAAATCAGGGAGCTTGCTTTTAAAATAGAAGATGTCGTCGAGACTTTTGCGGTGGAAGTTGCAACAAAGAACCAAAAATCAAGCTTTAGAAAAATGTTGCTCAGATTTGCTTGCATTCTGAGTGAAGGAGTAAGTCGCCGCAACATTTCTAAGGAGATCAAATCTATAAAAGACGAGATCACCGGTCTCACAACAAGTCTACAAACTTATGGTATTACAAAGGGTTTACATGGAGGACAAAGCTCTAATTCAGCTGTCAACCTAAGAAGTAAGAGGATGTTCTATGCTCATATGGTTGAAAAAGATTTTGTGGGGATGAAGAAGGACTTGGAGCAATTGATTTATAGTTTGAAGAAGAAAAACAAGGGTTGTGAAATTGTTTCAATTTGCGGAATGGGTGGACAAGGAAAAACTACCCTTGCTCAAAAACTTTACAATCATAACGAAGTTAAAGCTCATTTCCAAAAATTAGCATGGGTTTCTGTTACTCAACAATTTGACCGCGAAAAAGTTCTTAAGGAAGCGTTGAAGCAACTCATTGATGATACAAGAAAGAAATATGTTACTGATATGGACGATGGGGAACTGGTCAAAGAACTTTACCAAGTTCAGAAAGAAAACAATTGTCTAATTGTTCTCGATGACATCTGGACACTTGATTCTTGGAGAAGACTCAAGGATGCCTTTCCCCTTGGACAGGCTACTCATGGCAGCAAAATTTTAGTCACAACTCGGAACGAAACAGTTGCTGAAATAGGCCATGTTCATAGAATCGAGGGTTTGACAGCTGAGGAGGGTTGGCAACTTCTTTCTAAAAAAGCAGGAATTAGTGACATATCGTCAG ACAAAATTGTGGCCTCCCAGATGAAAAGAATAGGAAAGAACATGGTTGAAAAATGCAAACATTTACCGCTAGCTATAACGTCCATAGGAGGGATTCTTAATGGAAAACAGGTGGTAGAGTGGgagatgatagacaaagacattTCTTTTTACTTGGGAGAGGGAGGATTAAACAAAGATGATGAATACTACACAGTGAGACAAGTTTTGGGGCTGAGTTATGATAGCCTGCCTCCTCATTTGAGACATTGTTTTCTATGTTTTGCAAATTTTAAGGAGGATGAAGAAATTGACACCGAGGAACTTTATATCCTTTGGATGGCAGAAGGTTTGATATCAGCGGAACATAAAGCAGAAGGAATGATGTTGTTGGATGTAGCTGATAGTTTTATGGATGAACTAGCACATCGAAGTCTTGTTCAAGTTGAAAAAAATGCAGATAAAGAATTTTCATGGTCAAAGAACGAAACATGCAGTATTCATGATCTTATTCGTGACTTGTGTTTGTCTAAAGTTAAGGAGGATAAATTCATGAAAGTTGTTCATTTACAGCCCCAATCTGAGGATGAATCCAGAGCAAGCATTGCACGCAGGTTATGTATCAATCCATATGACGAATCTATGTTAAAACCTTATAATAAAGATGTGGTTTCACATGTTCGGTCTCTTTATGTTGTTGGTCCCGAGTCAGTTGATGATGATGTTGTGTGCCTGTGGCCAGACAAAATCCTTAGTCTTCAAAAATTTAAGTTGCTCCGAATTTTTTCAGCACACCAATTTCAGTTTACTAGGCAAAATATGGAAATCATATCTGAGCTAGTGTACCTCAAGTGTTTGAGTTTACACGAATGTACCATGGAAGAGTTGCCTTCTTCAATAGGTAACCTGAGAAATTTGGAAATCCTTGATCTTAAGTGGTCTGAAACGCGTATGGTGGCAAATGTTTTATGGAAGCTGAAGCACTTAAAGTACTTGTATCTTCCTCTAGATTGTGAAGCAGTTGAGAAGTTGAGATTCAAAGGGCTAGATGAGTTAGAAGTGATATACGGTTTTCACACAGATTATTGTGATACATTTGAGTTGATTGGATTACGCAAGCTCAAAGTTTTAGGGGGAGTTCTCTACCTGAGAGATGTTGATTCAGACAAACCTATTCTTGATTTTATCAAATCTAGGGAATTGCGTCACTCAGATCTTATTATTGGTGTTGGAGATGGACTAAGTTTGGTATCATGGTTACAGTGTTGTTTCATTAATGTTTTACAAATTAGAGCTTATATATGCAGATTACCAAAGGAGTATGACCACACTCGCTTCTCTTCTTGTCTTAGTAAATTGACGTTGGTCGACTGTAGAATGGAGGAAGACCCAATGACAATACTGGAGAAACTTCCTAACCTATGCAAACTTTATATGTTTAAAGATGCATATTTAGGAACAAAGATGGCATGCACAGCCCAGGGTTTTCCCAAACTTGAATATTTATCTCTCAACTTTTTGAAGGGCTTAAAACAGTGGAGAGTGGAAGCAGGAGCCATGCAAAATCTCGATACCTTGAAGATTGTGTCTTGCAGTAAGTTGGAGATGCTACCTGAAGGGTTGAGATACCTCCATGTCTTGGAAACCCTCATGATTGGAAGCATGCCTGATGTATTCATAGATAGGATAAGTGGGATAGATGGGGCAGAAGGCGTCGATACGTATAAAATTTCTCACATACCCAACATTCATGTTCATCAGAAGGCTAAGAGGGGTGGCCAAGATATTTGCCAACTCCTGCCAAATCATCATTAA